In Triticum aestivum cultivar Chinese Spring chromosome 5B, IWGSC CS RefSeq v2.1, whole genome shotgun sequence, the following proteins share a genomic window:
- the LOC123111272 gene encoding uncharacterized protein: MPTLGGGSAGSGHGVIKGKKGKTIADSNDPGKAFANKFRVTYGKYESEANSEDWNSILSIEKMLSLPPDREPKEYFTELDQNLYKVVKIIEGRKLEPKRERDW; encoded by the exons ATGCCCACGCTCGGCGGCGGTTCTGCGGGATCTGGACACGGCGTCATCAAG GGGAAGAAAGGGAAGACGATTGCTGACAGTAATGACCCTGGTAAAGCGTTTGCAAACAAGTTTAGAGTCACATATGGAAAGTACGAGTCTGAGGCGAATTCTGAAGATTGGAATAGTATTCTCTCCATAGAAAAGATGCTGAGCCTTCCTCCTGATCGTGAACCGAAGGAGTATTTCACGGAATTGGACCAAAATCTGTATAAG GTAGTCAAAATCATCGAAGGAAGGAAGTTGGaacccaagagagagagagattggtga
- the LOC123114736 gene encoding uncharacterized protein — protein MAWLYGELVNAKREMKEAFNNLERNYKDTMGIVEKKMNGRLDSPLHMAAYVLNPHYSYADSSVFTTANEGFQECAEQYYANDHDTCMLVVNDEFLKYENKEGTFGKKLAKACENKSYSPVGWWKLYGGETPNLKEMAMRILSLTSSSSGCERNWSAFESVLSLLSILYIPREEIGSQRKWDVLIRFNNRMLSRKQKLLEKKKWDVLISTDATEAQGFLFEGGGDYASVVYLDEEDGDVHPGTGISWDLLGEAMGAQEQLQLQRSARVRDLEEEFESDHDDEIVDEDEIEYEDD, from the exons ATGGCTTGGTTGTATGGAGAGTTGGTGAATGCAAAGAGGGAGATGAAGGAGGCATTTAACAACTTGGAGAGGAACTACAAAGATACTATGGGCATTGTTGAAAAGAAGATGAATGGAAGGCTAGATTCTCCACTGCACATGGCCGCATATGTGTTGAACCCACACTATAGTTATGCAGATAGCTCCGTCTTTACCACTGCAAATGAAGGATTTCAAGAGTGTGCTGAACAATACTATGCAAATGATCATGATACTTGCATGCTGGTTGTCAATGACGAGTTTCTGAAATATGAAAACAAAGAAGGAACTTTTGGAAAGAAGCTTGCAAAAGCATGTGAAAATAAAAGCTACAGCCCCG TTGGTTGGTGGAAGCTTTATGGAGGAGAAACACCAAATTTGAAAGAAATGGCTATGAGAATCCTCTCTCTGACCTCTAGCTCTTCTGGTTGTGAAAGAAACTGGAGTGCATTTGAATCGGTATTATCTCTTCTCTCAATTTT ATACATACCAAGAGAAGAAATAGGCTCACAACGGAAATGGGATGTGCTCATAAGGTTCAACAATAGGATGTTGTCTAGGAAACAAAAGCTCCTAGAGAAGAAGAAATGGGATGTGCTCATTAGCACCGATGCTACCGAAGCTCAAGGATTTCTATTTGAAGGAGGGGGTGATTATGCAAGCGTTGTTTATCTTGATGAGGAGGATGGAGATGTTCATCCGGGTACGGGGATATCATGGGATCTACTTGGTGAAGCAATGGGAGCACAAGAGCAACTCCAACTTCAGAGGAGTGCAAGAGTGAGAGACCTTGAGGAGGAGTTTGAATCCGATCATGATGATGAGATAGTAGATGAAGATGAGATTGAGTATGAGGATGATTGA